In a single window of the Acidobacteriota bacterium genome:
- a CDS encoding PD40 domain-containing protein, whose protein sequence is MSRQAINRSVVQIKKEWYLAAAVMSIGIMAALVSFGQTVGIGVYKNAETRSVSPVANGDGSGPLKADYQFLGNLNSSVGTAPPLTELIGAGANSFVSDSVDGFARQTFRFATNGGVAINSIGAIVPENAFSIAILFKLDDISQRRRLFDLSGGTAADWLYLLDGRLEPENTSNTPMLNNAYTQIVVVRTGTGQVNYYRDGILRFSDTDGGGPIPFGIRFFQDVINNPLQSSAGNVARVRLWDTPLTQNEVYALDRVPETPTGALPVLFFSTRNGTFEHYRMNPDGSSQVRLTNNAFTEFAGKFSPNGQKVVYMRRETGTDPYQIWIMNADGTNQTRLTNTATNDISAGWRPDGQKIIFSRCNQPGCDLYTMNPDGTNQQPITAANTAGDEDQAQFTPDGTKLVFICSDSSLGNYQICVTNADGTNRQLITNTVSPIVSQIINISPDGQKLAFVRNSTTVNGLPGWDIYTMNIDGTNVVNLTNNATQDTTPIWSPDGTQIMFAAYRAGGQSDIWIMNADGSNPIRLMRNSADDRLSDWFRPPASGVEVSGRVFTSDGRGLRNATVKIAGPGGFLLSAVTSSFGYYRFDGIPVGPSYTITVNSRSYRFNPRQVTVTGALTDVDFVGLE, encoded by the coding sequence ATGAGTCGGCAAGCAATCAACAGATCGGTCGTTCAGATCAAGAAAGAGTGGTATTTGGCAGCGGCGGTCATGTCCATCGGAATCATGGCCGCCCTTGTTTCCTTTGGGCAGACGGTCGGGATCGGGGTTTACAAGAATGCCGAGACTCGGTCAGTTTCACCGGTCGCGAACGGGGACGGCAGCGGGCCGTTGAAGGCGGATTATCAGTTCTTAGGGAATCTGAACAGTTCGGTCGGGACGGCGCCGCCGTTGACGGAGCTGATCGGGGCAGGAGCGAATTCGTTCGTGAGTGATTCGGTCGATGGTTTCGCGCGGCAGACATTTCGGTTCGCTACTAACGGCGGTGTTGCGATCAACAGCATCGGTGCGATCGTGCCCGAGAACGCGTTCTCGATAGCGATACTCTTCAAGCTGGACGATATTTCGCAACGACGCCGGCTTTTCGACCTTTCGGGCGGTACTGCGGCTGATTGGCTCTACCTTCTGGACGGACGGCTTGAGCCTGAGAACACGTCCAACACTCCGATGCTCAACAACGCCTATACGCAGATCGTCGTCGTACGGACGGGCACCGGACAGGTAAATTATTACCGCGACGGCATTTTGCGGTTTTCGGACACGGATGGCGGCGGGCCGATACCGTTCGGTATCAGGTTCTTTCAGGACGTTATCAATAATCCGCTGCAATCCTCGGCGGGCAACGTCGCGCGTGTCAGGCTGTGGGACACACCTCTCACGCAGAACGAGGTCTATGCACTCGACCGCGTTCCCGAAACGCCGACCGGAGCGTTGCCGGTATTGTTCTTTTCCACGCGAAACGGCACATTCGAACATTACAGAATGAACCCGGACGGTTCGTCACAGGTTCGGTTGACCAATAATGCCTTCACCGAGTTTGCCGGGAAGTTCTCGCCGAACGGCCAGAAGGTCGTCTATATGCGGCGTGAGACCGGTACCGACCCGTATCAGATCTGGATCATGAACGCCGACGGCACGAACCAAACACGGCTAACGAACACGGCAACGAACGACATCAGCGCAGGATGGCGGCCCGACGGGCAAAAGATCATATTCTCGCGGTGCAACCAGCCTGGCTGCGACCTTTACACGATGAACCCTGATGGCACTAACCAACAGCCGATAACGGCGGCCAACACCGCGGGCGACGAGGATCAGGCTCAGTTCACACCCGACGGCACCAAACTCGTTTTTATTTGCAGCGACAGCAGCTTAGGCAACTATCAGATCTGTGTGACAAATGCTGACGGTACCAACAGACAACTGATCACAAACACCGTCTCACCGATAGTCAGCCAGATCATCAATATCTCGCCTGACGGCCAGAAGCTCGCTTTTGTCCGAAATTCGACGACGGTGAATGGGCTCCCGGGTTGGGACATCTACACGATGAACATCGACGGTACGAACGTAGTGAACCTGACCAACAACGCGACCCAGGACACGACGCCGATCTGGTCGCCGGACGGAACGCAGATAATGTTCGCCGCGTATCGTGCGGGCGGACAATCGGATATCTGGATAATGAACGCAGACGGCTCGAATCCGATACGGCTGATGCGCAACTCGGCCGACGACCGCCTGAGCGACTGGTTCAGACCGCCGGCATCGGGCGTCGAGGTGTCAGGGCGTGTATTCACGTCAGACGGACGCGGACTGCGCAACGCCACCGTCAAGATCGCGGGCCCGGGCGGCTTCTTGCTATCCGCCGTCACATCGAGCTTCGGGTATTACCGTTTTGACGGTATCCCGGTCGGCCCGTCCTACACCATAACGGTCAACTCCCGATCTTATCGTTTCAACCCGCGCCAAGTGACCGTGACGGGGGCGTTGACCGACGTTGATTTCGTCGGGCTGGAGTGA
- a CDS encoding winged helix-turn-helix domain-containing protein translates to MNGRSREPGGLNGRVIRFGEFELDLAEESLRRGGEPLNINHRMFQVLALLVERRGEIVSKDEFFEQVWAGSHVEENNLTVAITGLRKALGDDARHARFIENVPRKGYRFVTDIEYETKPAVAKSVAVQTSERKTNPFRLGLVFALFLLLAGAAAYSFRTFGILGAAPRTIGSVAVLPFEISDPEAEYIADGLSETLANRLRVFPGLRVTDQRAAYEYKGKTSDPIAVGRELGVAAVLTGRVDKSGDQMTVFAELTDVAGSFVIWNREFPGSTNDLLSLQKELADSLTGVVLPAASEEERARRAVRTTSDPEAFDLYIRGLHLWNKRIDSDIVRSIELFRAAIDKDPTFAKAYIALANAYSLAELSERGISNEERAKLAIATAEKALEIDDTLGEAYSARAVNKCFINWDLAGAEADYRRARALNPNDAITHHWYAELLAMHGRFDESLAMYERAMELDPLSSPIRTDYALTFYYKRDYDRAIELLNKEKNLHPNYARTYLFLSYVYPEKGMYAEAVDAMETRFDMINSAGGVTAEWYQGHKERLAKMRASLPSGIRGFWEGTRIDDQNEPYLTAVAYAKMGEKEKAFEFLERAFEIRYTGMVWLKVTPELDDLRVDPRFSDLLRRVGLEPKIE, encoded by the coding sequence ATGAACGGACGATCGAGAGAACCTGGCGGCCTGAACGGCCGGGTGATCCGATTTGGCGAATTCGAGCTTGATCTTGCCGAAGAGAGTCTGCGGCGCGGCGGCGAGCCGCTGAATATCAACCATAGGATGTTCCAGGTCCTAGCCCTGCTCGTCGAACGCCGCGGCGAGATCGTCAGTAAGGACGAATTTTTTGAGCAGGTCTGGGCCGGCAGCCATGTCGAAGAGAACAACCTCACCGTCGCGATCACCGGCCTTCGAAAGGCCCTCGGCGACGATGCCCGCCACGCCCGCTTTATCGAGAACGTCCCGCGCAAGGGCTACCGGTTCGTCACCGATATCGAGTATGAAACTAAACCGGCGGTTGCCAAGTCCGTCGCGGTCCAAACCTCGGAGCGAAAAACGAATCCGTTTCGCCTCGGCCTCGTCTTTGCATTGTTTTTGCTGCTGGCAGGGGCTGCGGCTTATAGTTTCCGCACATTCGGGATACTCGGCGCCGCTCCGCGGACGATCGGATCGGTCGCGGTCCTTCCGTTCGAGATCTCCGACCCCGAAGCAGAATATATTGCGGACGGACTGTCCGAGACCCTCGCAAATCGATTACGTGTTTTTCCGGGCCTGCGGGTGACCGACCAGCGGGCCGCATACGAATACAAAGGTAAGACGTCGGACCCGATCGCGGTCGGCCGAGAGTTGGGCGTTGCCGCCGTCCTCACCGGACGCGTCGATAAGAGCGGTGACCAAATGACGGTCTTTGCGGAGTTGACAGATGTCGCGGGCAGCTTCGTTATTTGGAACCGAGAGTTTCCGGGTTCCACTAATGACCTTCTTTCGCTTCAGAAGGAACTTGCCGACTCGCTGACCGGTGTTGTGTTGCCGGCCGCATCTGAGGAGGAGCGTGCCAGGCGGGCTGTACGCACGACCTCAGACCCTGAGGCTTTTGACCTGTATATCCGCGGGCTTCATTTGTGGAACAAGCGGATAGATTCGGACATCGTCCGTTCGATCGAGCTCTTCCGTGCAGCGATCGATAAGGATCCTACGTTTGCAAAAGCGTACATCGCGCTGGCAAATGCATATTCGCTCGCGGAGTTGAGTGAACGCGGCATCTCGAATGAGGAACGTGCGAAACTCGCCATCGCAACCGCAGAGAAAGCACTCGAGATCGACGATACATTGGGCGAGGCATACTCGGCACGGGCTGTAAATAAGTGTTTTATCAATTGGGACTTGGCCGGTGCCGAGGCCGATTATCGGCGGGCACGCGCACTCAACCCCAACGACGCCATCACGCACCATTGGTATGCAGAACTTCTCGCGATGCACGGCCGATTCGACGAAAGCCTCGCGATGTACGAGCGGGCGATGGAGCTTGACCCGCTTTCCTCGCCGATACGGACCGACTATGCACTTACCTTCTATTACAAGAGAGATTACGATCGGGCGATCGAATTGCTGAATAAAGAGAAGAACCTGCATCCGAATTACGCCCGGACATATCTCTTCCTTTCATATGTTTATCCCGAAAAAGGCATGTACGCCGAGGCTGTCGATGCTATGGAAACGCGGTTCGACATGATAAACAGCGCCGGTGGCGTGACGGCCGAATGGTATCAGGGCCATAAAGAGCGACTCGCAAAAATGCGTGCCTCGCTGCCGTCAGGCATACGCGGTTTTTGGGAAGGCACACGCATCGACGACCAAAACGAGCCCTATTTAACGGCCGTCGCATATGCGAAAATGGGTGAGAAGGAAAAGGCTTTCGAATTCCTCGAGCGGGCATTCGAGATACGCTACACCGGCATGGTCTGGCTCAAGGTCACGCCCGAACTCGACGATCTCCGTGTTGATCCGCGGTTCTCCGACCTACTCCGCCGCGTCGGGCTCGAACCCAAGATCGAATAG
- a CDS encoding CAP domain-containing protein produces the protein MLKKLFPLLLVTLALTPAVFSQNTGFQAPVAVKLGEAEDIEEIFRPRRVPEKESDVAAAVVVNTRSVERIAFEMINSTRVEMGLSPLTWNEDIASVAREHSQNMAEFRFFSHRGLDNKMVSDRADAKGVRKWRAIGENIAYNRGYQDPVAKAVQLWLNSSSHKSNMLDPNWRESAVGVAIASDGSYYFTQVFLVKR, from the coding sequence ATGCTCAAAAAACTCTTTCCCCTTCTTCTTGTAACATTAGCGCTCACACCCGCGGTATTTTCACAGAACACCGGTTTTCAGGCTCCCGTGGCTGTAAAGCTGGGCGAAGCTGAGGACATCGAGGAGATATTTCGCCCGAGGCGAGTGCCTGAAAAGGAATCTGACGTTGCGGCGGCCGTTGTCGTTAACACGAGATCTGTCGAGCGTATCGCGTTCGAGATGATCAACAGTACCCGCGTAGAAATGGGGCTTTCGCCGTTGACGTGGAACGAGGACATTGCTTCTGTGGCTCGCGAGCATTCCCAGAATATGGCGGAATTTCGGTTCTTCAGCCATCGAGGCCTGGACAACAAGATGGTCAGCGATCGTGCCGACGCGAAAGGCGTTCGTAAGTGGCGTGCGATCGGCGAGAACATCGCTTACAACCGCGGCTACCAAGATCCTGTCGCAAAGGCCGTGCAGCTTTGGCTCAACTCATCGTCGCACAAGAGCAACATGCTCGACCCGAACTGGCGTGAATCCGCCGTCGGCGTCGCGATAGCGTCAGACGGATCGTACTATTTCACACAGGTCTTCTTGGTCAAACGCTAA